From Pulveribacter suum, a single genomic window includes:
- the cutA gene encoding divalent-cation tolerance protein CutA, whose protein sequence is MVDDEAALAIVTTTVPSQQDASRLAAAAVQQRLAACVQVEAIASHYVWQGGQCEDAEWRLACKTLAAAAPALRAWLRAQHPYEVPQLLTHTVQAEADYARWVAHQVDG, encoded by the coding sequence ATGGTCGACGACGAAGCCGCCCTTGCCATCGTGACCACCACCGTGCCCAGCCAGCAGGATGCCTCTCGCTTGGCCGCGGCAGCCGTGCAGCAGCGCCTGGCGGCCTGCGTGCAGGTGGAGGCGATCGCCTCGCACTACGTCTGGCAGGGCGGGCAGTGCGAGGATGCCGAGTGGCGCCTGGCCTGCAAGACGCTGGCGGCCGCCGCCCCGGCCTTGCGCGCCTGGCTGCGCGCGCAGCACCCTTACGAGGTGCCGCAGCTGCTCACGCACACGGTGCAGGCCGAAGCCGACTACGCCCGGTGGGTGGCGCATCAGGTGGACGGCTGA
- the ftsY gene encoding signal recognition particle-docking protein FtsY, which translates to MFSFFKKKTPDDIPAEAPLPPAPAAAPVPAPAPAALATPAAPAAPESAGAMAWLRKSFGTGAPSAPPAVAEPMDKPLPAGAARQHWVERLKTGLKKTGTSITTVFTGTQINDALYEELEEALLMADTGVRATQHLLQDLKRRVKETKTTEPAAVKALLADALADLLRPLEKPLVIGEHTPTVVMVAGVNGAGKTTSIGKLTRHLADHGQSVLLAAADTFRAAAREQLGVWATRNTVEIVSQEGGDPAAVSFDAVSAGRARGKDVVLVDTAGRLPTQLHLMQELQKIRRVIAKADAGAPHEVLLVIDGNTGQNALAQVRAFDDALSLTGLIVTKLDGTAKGGVLAAIAQERPIPVYFIGVGERVEDLETFSAREFAQALLA; encoded by the coding sequence ATGTTCAGCTTCTTCAAGAAAAAAACACCCGACGACATCCCTGCCGAGGCGCCCCTGCCGCCCGCCCCGGCCGCCGCACCCGTCCCGGCCCCCGCGCCCGCTGCTCTTGCTACGCCCGCCGCACCCGCCGCGCCGGAGAGCGCCGGTGCCATGGCCTGGCTGCGCAAGTCCTTTGGCACCGGCGCCCCCAGCGCCCCGCCGGCCGTGGCCGAGCCCATGGACAAGCCCCTGCCCGCCGGCGCCGCGCGCCAGCACTGGGTGGAGCGGCTGAAGACCGGCCTGAAGAAAACCGGCACCAGCATCACCACCGTCTTCACCGGCACGCAGATCAATGACGCGCTGTACGAGGAGCTGGAAGAGGCCCTGCTGATGGCCGACACCGGCGTGCGCGCCACCCAGCACCTGCTGCAAGACCTCAAGCGCCGGGTGAAGGAGACCAAGACCACCGAGCCCGCCGCCGTCAAGGCGCTGCTGGCCGACGCCCTGGCCGACCTGCTGCGCCCGCTGGAAAAGCCCCTGGTCATCGGCGAGCACACACCCACCGTGGTCATGGTCGCCGGCGTCAACGGCGCGGGCAAGACCACCTCCATCGGCAAGCTCACCCGCCACCTGGCCGACCACGGCCAGAGCGTGCTGCTGGCCGCGGCCGACACCTTCCGCGCCGCCGCGCGCGAGCAGCTGGGCGTGTGGGCCACGCGCAATACGGTGGAGATCGTCAGCCAGGAGGGGGGCGACCCGGCCGCCGTCAGTTTTGACGCCGTGAGCGCCGGGCGCGCCCGCGGCAAGGACGTGGTGCTGGTGGACACCGCCGGCCGCCTGCCCACGCAACTGCACCTGATGCAGGAGCTGCAAAAGATCCGCCGCGTGATCGCCAAGGCCGACGCCGGCGCGCCGCACGAGGTGCTGCTGGTCATCGACGGCAACACCGGCCAGAACGCGCTGGCCCAGGTGCGCGCCTTCGACGATGCGCTCTCGCTCACCGGCCTGATCGTGACCAAGCTGGACGGCACGGCCAAGGGCGGCGTGCTGGCGGCCATCGCGCAGGAGCGGCCGATCCCGGTCTATTTCATCGGCGTGGGCGAGCGCGTGGAAGACCTGGAAACCTTCAGCGCCCGCGAATTCGCCCAGGCGCTGCTGGCCTGA
- a CDS encoding M16 family metallopeptidase, producing MKRALTLLALLAGMHALAQQPASPAPVHPPASESAKATGAQQFTLQNGMQLIVQPDRRAPTAVHMVWLRVGSMDEVDGTSGVAHVLEHMMFKGSKTLPPGEFSRRVAALGGQENAFTSRDYTGYYQQIPASRLQDVMQLESDRFAHNQWPDEEFKRELEVVKEERRMRTDDQPRASLIEQLYASTFIASPYRRPVVGWMSDLDAMTPGDAREFYARWYVPANAVIVVAGDVEPAQVLALAQKTYGAIPARAVPPRKPREEPEQKGMRRIAFKAPADQAYVALAFRVPGLQRVSELAATDRDALALMALSAVLSGYDGARLQRALTQGADRVADNAGSDASVVGRGPSLFLLSGVPAAGKSAQDVEAALRAEVARVAREGISAAELSRVTTQWAAGTIYARDSLQSQASDLGHNWVQGLPLDADERLLQLLRGVTPAEVQSVAARYFGDDQLTVATLVPQPMAARPSKPAPDAAAPEGRLH from the coding sequence ATGAAACGCGCTCTCACCCTTCTTGCCCTGCTGGCGGGCATGCACGCCCTGGCCCAGCAGCCCGCGTCCCCCGCGCCCGTTCATCCGCCGGCGTCCGAATCGGCCAAGGCCACTGGCGCGCAGCAGTTCACCTTGCAGAACGGCATGCAGCTCATCGTGCAGCCGGACCGGCGCGCGCCTACCGCGGTGCACATGGTGTGGCTGCGTGTGGGCTCCATGGACGAGGTGGACGGCACCTCGGGCGTGGCCCACGTGCTGGAGCACATGATGTTCAAGGGTTCCAAGACGCTGCCCCCGGGCGAGTTCTCGCGCCGCGTGGCGGCCTTAGGGGGGCAGGAGAACGCCTTCACCAGCCGCGACTACACGGGCTACTACCAGCAGATCCCCGCCAGCCGGCTGCAGGACGTGATGCAGCTCGAATCCGACCGCTTCGCCCACAACCAGTGGCCGGACGAGGAGTTCAAGCGCGAGCTGGAGGTGGTCAAGGAGGAGCGCCGCATGCGCACCGACGACCAGCCGCGCGCCTCCCTCATCGAGCAGCTGTATGCCAGCACCTTCATCGCCTCGCCCTACCGCCGCCCCGTGGTGGGCTGGATGAGCGACCTGGACGCGATGACGCCGGGCGACGCGCGCGAGTTCTACGCGCGCTGGTACGTGCCCGCCAACGCCGTCATCGTGGTGGCCGGCGACGTGGAGCCGGCCCAGGTGCTGGCCCTGGCGCAAAAGACCTACGGCGCCATTCCCGCGCGCGCCGTGCCGCCGCGCAAGCCGCGCGAGGAGCCCGAGCAAAAGGGCATGCGCCGCATCGCGTTCAAGGCGCCGGCCGACCAGGCCTACGTGGCCCTGGCCTTTCGCGTGCCCGGCCTGCAGCGGGTCAGCGAGCTGGCCGCCACCGACCGCGACGCGCTGGCGCTGATGGCGCTGTCGGCCGTGCTCAGCGGCTATGACGGCGCGCGGCTGCAGCGCGCGCTGACGCAAGGCGCCGACCGCGTGGCCGACAACGCGGGCAGCGACGCCTCCGTCGTCGGGCGCGGGCCGTCGCTGTTCCTGCTCAGCGGCGTGCCCGCCGCCGGCAAGAGCGCGCAGGATGTGGAAGCCGCCCTGCGCGCCGAGGTGGCGCGCGTGGCGCGCGAGGGCATCAGCGCGGCCGAGCTGTCGCGCGTGACCACGCAGTGGGCGGCCGGCACCATCTACGCCCGCGACTCGCTGCAGTCCCAGGCCAGCGACCTGGGCCACAACTGGGTGCAGGGCCTGCCGCTGGACGCCGACGAGCGATTGCTGCAGCTGCTGCGCGGCGTGACGCCGGCCGAGGTGCAGTCCGTGGCCGCGCGCTACTTCGGCGACGACCAGTTGACCGTCGCCACCCTGGTGCCCCAGCCCATGGCCGCCCGCCCCAGCAAGCCCGCCCCGGACGCCGCCGCGCCCGAAGGCCGCCTGCACTGA
- a CDS encoding M16 family metallopeptidase produces MSLLKTIKTIAARACLVSAGAIFYTQSAWALLPIEHWSEPSGARVWLVQSPAIPMVDVQVDFDAGTRRDPAAQAGLASAFALMSSKGVLAGAASEPALDENDLGEAWADLGASFDAGAERDGLAFSLRSLTEADLLERAARLAARQLGQPSLPTAVWQRERARWQASIREADTRPGTVAGKAFGQAVFGSHPYGQFATAQTLSAIEVADLQAYQSRYLQACRARVSIVGAVTRAQAQGLVQTLLSRLPAGDAAACAPLPPVPEVQPLAQPVQEDIPFASAQAHVLIGQPGFVRRDPDFLALLVGNHILGGGGFTSRLTNEVREKRGLTYGVYSQFSPGLNAGAFAIGLQTRPDQAAQAVQLTREVLERFVAEGPTEAELRAAKDNLVGGFALRIDSNRKLLGNVVNIAWNDLPLDYLEYWTDRVEAITVADIRAAMQRKLQPARMVTVIVGAQQPGAKP; encoded by the coding sequence ATGTCTCTCCTGAAAACTATCAAAACAATAGCTGCTCGCGCTTGCCTGGTAAGCGCTGGAGCCATTTTTTATACCCAATCGGCCTGGGCGCTGCTGCCCATCGAGCACTGGAGCGAGCCCAGCGGCGCGCGCGTCTGGCTGGTGCAAAGCCCGGCCATTCCCATGGTGGATGTGCAGGTGGACTTCGACGCCGGCACGCGCCGCGACCCGGCCGCGCAGGCCGGCCTGGCCAGCGCCTTCGCCCTGATGAGCAGCAAGGGCGTGCTGGCCGGCGCCGCGAGCGAGCCGGCGCTGGACGAAAACGACCTGGGCGAGGCCTGGGCCGACCTGGGCGCCAGTTTTGACGCCGGGGCCGAGCGCGACGGCCTGGCGTTTTCGCTGCGCTCGCTGACCGAGGCCGACTTGCTGGAGCGCGCTGCCCGCCTGGCCGCGCGCCAGCTGGGCCAGCCCAGCCTGCCCACCGCCGTCTGGCAGCGCGAGCGCGCCCGCTGGCAGGCCAGCATCCGCGAGGCCGACACCCGCCCCGGCACCGTGGCTGGCAAGGCCTTCGGCCAGGCCGTCTTTGGCAGCCACCCCTATGGCCAGTTCGCCACCGCGCAGACCCTCTCGGCCATCGAGGTGGCCGACCTGCAGGCCTACCAGTCGCGCTACCTGCAGGCCTGCCGCGCCCGCGTGTCCATCGTCGGCGCCGTCACCCGCGCCCAGGCGCAGGGCCTGGTGCAGACCCTGCTGTCGCGCCTGCCTGCGGGCGACGCCGCCGCCTGCGCGCCGCTGCCACCGGTGCCCGAGGTGCAACCGCTGGCACAGCCGGTGCAGGAAGACATCCCGTTCGCCTCGGCCCAGGCGCACGTGCTCATCGGCCAGCCCGGCTTCGTGCGGCGCGACCCGGACTTCCTGGCGCTGCTGGTGGGCAACCACATCCTGGGCGGCGGGGGCTTCACCTCGCGCCTGACGAACGAGGTGCGCGAAAAGCGCGGCCTGACCTACGGCGTGTACAGCCAGTTCAGCCCCGGGCTGAACGCCGGCGCCTTCGCCATCGGCCTGCAGACACGCCCCGACCAGGCCGCCCAGGCCGTGCAGCTGACGCGGGAGGTGCTGGAGCGCTTCGTTGCCGAAGGCCCGACCGAGGCCGAGCTGCGCGCTGCCAAGGACAACCTGGTGGGCGGCTTCGCCCTGCGCATCGACAGCAACCGCAAGCTGCTGGGCAATGTGGTCAACATCGCCTGGAACGATCTGCCGCTGGACTACCTGGAATACTGGACCGACCGCGTGGAGGCGATCACCGTGGCCGACATCCGCGCCGCCATGCAGCGCAAGCTGCAGCCCGCTCGCATGGTCACCGTGATCGTCGGCGCGCAGCAGCCAGGAGCCAAGCCATGA
- the rsmD gene encoding 16S rRNA (guanine(966)-N(2))-methyltransferase RsmD yields the protein MSAARKKTPATARVPGPPPGEVRIIGGQWKRSKLPVPDKPGLRPTPDRVRETLFNWLGQDLTGWHCLDAFAGTGALGLEAASRGATAVLLVEHDAGLCAALARAAERLRASAVRVQCGDGLAALRAASPGSLHLVLLDPPFGRTEFFAPALEAAARAIAAEGFIYLEAPSLWGPDALAASGLALHRHLHAGAVHAHLLRRVT from the coding sequence ATGAGCGCCGCACGCAAGAAAACCCCCGCCACTGCGCGCGTGCCCGGCCCGCCACCAGGCGAGGTGCGCATCATCGGCGGGCAGTGGAAGCGCTCCAAGCTGCCGGTGCCCGACAAGCCCGGGCTGCGCCCCACGCCCGACCGCGTACGCGAGACGCTGTTCAACTGGCTGGGCCAGGACCTGACCGGCTGGCATTGCCTGGACGCCTTTGCCGGCACGGGCGCCCTGGGGCTGGAGGCGGCCTCGCGCGGGGCCACGGCCGTGCTGCTGGTCGAGCACGACGCCGGCCTGTGCGCGGCACTGGCCCGGGCCGCCGAGCGCCTGCGCGCCTCGGCCGTGCGGGTGCAGTGCGGCGACGGCTTGGCCGCGCTGCGCGCCGCGTCGCCAGGCAGCCTGCACCTGGTGCTGCTCGATCCGCCTTTCGGACGGACCGAGTTCTTCGCCCCGGCGCTGGAAGCCGCCGCGCGCGCCATCGCCGCGGAGGGTTTCATCTACCTGGAGGCGCCCAGCCTCTGGGGCCCGGACGCCCTGGCCGCCAGCGGGCTGGCGCTGCACCGTCATCTGCACGCAGGCGCGGTGCATGCCCACCTATTGCGTCGGGTGACCTGA
- the coaD gene encoding pantetheine-phosphate adenylyltransferase has translation MAHVIAVYPGTFDPITLGHEDVVRRAVQLFDEIVVAVAAGHHKKTLFTLEERMTMVREAMQPFPQVRVESFSGLMRDFIVQRGAKAMVRGLRAVTDFDYEFQLAGMNRHLMPEVETVFLTPSDKYQFISSTFVREIASLGGEVDKFVSLEVQQRLQDKLRGG, from the coding sequence ATGGCACACGTGATCGCCGTCTATCCCGGAACGTTCGATCCCATCACCCTGGGCCACGAAGACGTGGTGCGCCGCGCCGTGCAGCTGTTCGACGAGATCGTCGTGGCCGTGGCAGCCGGCCATCACAAGAAGACGCTGTTCACCCTGGAAGAGCGCATGACCATGGTGCGCGAAGCGATGCAGCCCTTTCCCCAGGTGCGGGTGGAAAGTTTTTCCGGCCTGATGCGCGACTTCATCGTCCAGCGCGGGGCCAAGGCCATGGTGCGGGGCCTGCGGGCAGTGACCGACTTCGACTATGAGTTTCAGCTGGCCGGCATGAACCGCCACCTGATGCCCGAGGTGGAAACGGTGTTCCTCACGCCCAGCGACAAATACCAGTTCATCAGCAGCACGTTCGTGCGCGAGATTGCCTCGCTGGGGGGCGAGGTGGACAAGTTCGTTTCGTTGGAGGTGCAGCAGCGGCTGCAGGACAAGCTGCGCGGCGGCTAG
- a CDS encoding BON domain-containing protein: protein MKYARAIAFAMLAGATIVSTGCSVARQQQSVGEYVDDAGITTAIKAKMAEDKNVAATSISVETLNGTVQLSGFAKSQAEKERAEAIARNTKHVRDVRNSVVVRP, encoded by the coding sequence ATGAAATACGCACGAGCCATTGCCTTTGCCATGCTGGCAGGCGCCACCATCGTCTCTACTGGCTGCTCTGTGGCACGCCAGCAGCAGTCCGTGGGTGAATACGTGGATGACGCCGGCATCACCACCGCCATCAAGGCCAAGATGGCCGAAGACAAGAACGTGGCCGCCACCTCCATCAGCGTGGAAACGCTCAATGGCACGGTGCAGCTGTCGGGCTTTGCCAAGTCGCAGGCCGAAAAGGAGCGCGCCGAGGCTATCGCCCGCAACACCAAGCACGTCCGCGATGTGCGCAACAGCGTGGTGGTCCGCCCGTAA
- a CDS encoding ferritin-like domain-containing protein gives MNKPHKSDATSSHPAAAGQYTPLKLDEDALRKAATANLDDGAVTPGYGPWREDIIKLLNDALATELVCVLRYKRHYFTAQGMESPAIADELLVHANEEAAHADLIAERIVQLGGSPDFRPSSLQERSHADYDESSDLRDMLHANLVAERIAVESYRQMVELIGDKDPTTRRMLEGILADEEEHADEISDWLQR, from the coding sequence ATGAACAAACCCCACAAGAGTGACGCAACCAGCAGCCACCCAGCGGCTGCCGGCCAGTACACGCCCTTGAAGCTGGACGAAGACGCGCTGCGCAAGGCGGCCACGGCCAACCTGGATGACGGCGCCGTGACGCCCGGCTACGGCCCATGGCGCGAAGACATCATCAAGCTGCTCAACGATGCGCTGGCTACCGAACTGGTATGTGTGCTGCGCTACAAGCGCCACTACTTCACGGCGCAAGGCATGGAGTCCCCAGCGATTGCTGACGAGCTGCTGGTGCATGCCAACGAAGAGGCAGCCCATGCAGACCTGATTGCCGAGCGCATCGTGCAGCTGGGCGGCTCGCCTGACTTCCGCCCCAGCAGCCTGCAGGAACGCAGCCATGCCGACTATGACGAATCCAGCGATCTGCGCGACATGCTGCATGCCAACCTGGTGGCAGAGCGCATCGCCGTAGAGTCGTATCGGCAGATGGTCGAACTGATCGGCGACAAGGACCCCACTACCCGGCGCATGCTGGAGGGCATCTTGGCCGATGAGGAAGAACACGCCGACGAGATCAGCGACTGGCTGCAGCGCTGA
- a CDS encoding DUF1328 domain-containing protein, protein MLHYAVVFLVIALVAALFGFGGIAAGAVGIAKVLFFVFVIMAVVTFILSLMRRG, encoded by the coding sequence ATGTTGCATTACGCAGTGGTTTTTCTGGTCATCGCACTGGTGGCCGCACTCTTCGGCTTCGGCGGCATCGCGGCAGGTGCCGTGGGCATCGCCAAGGTGCTTTTCTTCGTCTTTGTGATCATGGCCGTGGTGACCTTCATCCTGAGCCTGATGCGCAGAGGCTGA
- a CDS encoding CHASE3 domain-containing protein, producing the protein MNWSRLRAIALSLPLALLAVVVMVYVNEMGYKRSVEAVEALGRSHAARAALDQVLQGMLNAETGQRGFLLTGDKSYLRPYEQAVSTINASVRTLQETYTRQSQGQKELAQLLQLIERKLSEMELTLKLRHQDAEAESWRFVLSTDEGREDMDAIRSTITRMLERSTQQITLSTEEIQHSLTLSRMGIAAAAAVGLLAFYLYLRNSRALRESDVREQQVLARERDRLEQLVRERTASLSELAHHLQQIREEERAHLARELHDELGALLTAAKLDVARLKARMEPAAPESAERLQHLVDTLNSGIALKRRIIEDLRPSSLSNLGLTASLEILTREFSERSGIPVHAQLEQAPLSESAQLTVYRLVQEALTNIGKYASPSQVLVSVNNYESHASVQVRDDGAGFDTAAVGAESHGLRGMRHRVETEGGRLTVSSAPGEGTLVSALLPHAGPPPAA; encoded by the coding sequence GTGAATTGGTCCCGGCTGCGCGCGATTGCCCTCAGCCTGCCGCTGGCGCTGCTGGCAGTGGTGGTGATGGTGTATGTCAACGAGATGGGTTACAAGCGCTCGGTGGAGGCCGTCGAGGCCCTGGGGCGCTCGCACGCCGCGCGCGCGGCCCTGGATCAGGTGCTGCAAGGCATGCTCAACGCCGAGACGGGCCAGCGTGGCTTTTTGCTGACGGGTGACAAAAGTTACCTGCGACCTTACGAGCAGGCCGTCTCTACCATCAATGCCAGCGTACGTACGCTGCAGGAAACCTACACCCGTCAATCGCAGGGACAGAAGGAGCTGGCGCAGCTGCTCCAGCTGATCGAGCGCAAACTGTCGGAAATGGAGCTGACGCTGAAGCTGCGCCACCAGGATGCGGAGGCCGAATCCTGGCGCTTCGTCCTGTCCACCGACGAGGGGCGCGAGGACATGGATGCCATCCGCAGCACCATCACGCGCATGCTGGAGCGCAGCACGCAGCAGATCACGCTCAGCACCGAGGAAATCCAGCATTCCCTGACGCTCTCGCGCATGGGCATTGCCGCCGCAGCCGCGGTGGGCCTGCTGGCTTTCTACCTGTACCTGCGCAACAGCCGGGCGCTGCGCGAATCCGACGTACGCGAACAGCAGGTGCTGGCACGCGAGCGCGACCGGCTGGAGCAGCTGGTGCGTGAGCGCACCGCGTCACTATCCGAGCTGGCTCACCATCTGCAGCAGATTCGCGAGGAGGAGCGCGCCCACCTGGCGCGCGAGCTGCACGACGAGCTGGGCGCCCTGCTCACGGCCGCCAAGCTGGACGTGGCGCGCCTGAAGGCACGCATGGAGCCGGCGGCGCCCGAAAGTGCCGAGCGGCTGCAGCATCTGGTGGACACGCTCAACAGCGGCATCGCGCTCAAGCGGCGCATCATCGAGGACCTGCGTCCCTCTTCGCTGTCCAACCTGGGCCTGACCGCTTCGCTGGAGATCCTGACGCGGGAGTTTTCCGAGCGCAGCGGCATCCCCGTGCATGCGCAGCTGGAGCAGGCACCGCTGTCGGAGTCGGCCCAGCTCACGGTCTACCGGCTGGTGCAGGAAGCGCTGACCAACATCGGCAAATACGCCAGCCCCAGCCAGGTTCTGGTGTCCGTGAACAACTATGAAAGCCATGCCTCCGTGCAGGTGCGCGACGATGGTGCGGGGTTCGATACGGCCGCCGTCGGCGCCGAGTCCCATGGCTTGCGCGGCATGCGCCACCGGGTGGAAACCGAGGGTGGACGGCTCACGGTGAGTTCCGCTCCCGGCGAGGGCACGCTTGTCAGCGCGCTGCTGCCGCACGCTGGTCCGCCTCCTGCTGCCTGA
- a CDS encoding response regulator, which produces MINIGIVDDHAIVRSGLKQFLSEHVDLRVVGEASNGREAIDLVRAHEIDVLLMDLSMPGQSGLDALAMLRAKAPDMGILILSGYPEEHYAISLIRQGASGYLNKECEPKEIVEAIRTISLGRRYLTPAVADLLAQQLNRKDDAPPHEQLSEREFQVFLKLAKGETAGEIAKALSLSVKTVSTYRTRLMEKMGLSSNSDLTYYALKNKLID; this is translated from the coding sequence ATGATCAACATAGGCATTGTGGATGACCATGCAATCGTGCGGTCGGGATTGAAACAGTTCCTGTCCGAGCATGTGGACCTGCGCGTCGTGGGCGAGGCGTCCAACGGGCGCGAAGCCATCGACCTGGTGCGCGCGCACGAGATCGACGTGCTGTTGATGGACCTGTCCATGCCGGGGCAAAGCGGGCTGGATGCACTGGCCATGCTGCGCGCCAAAGCGCCGGACATGGGCATCCTGATCCTGAGCGGCTACCCTGAAGAGCACTACGCCATCAGCCTGATTCGTCAGGGTGCCAGCGGCTACCTGAACAAGGAGTGCGAGCCCAAGGAGATCGTGGAGGCCATCCGCACCATCTCGCTGGGACGGCGCTACCTCACCCCGGCCGTGGCGGACCTGTTGGCCCAGCAGCTCAACCGCAAGGATGATGCGCCGCCGCACGAACAGCTGTCCGAGCGCGAGTTCCAGGTGTTCCTGAAACTGGCCAAGGGCGAAACGGCGGGCGAGATCGCCAAGGCGCTCTCGCTGAGCGTCAAGACCGTGAGCACATACCGCACGCGGCTGATGGAGAAGATGGGGTTGTCGTCCAACAGCGACCTGACCTACTACGCCCTCAAGAACAAGCTGATCGATTGA
- a CDS encoding response regulator: protein MKLRTYIVEDNATIRENLIGALQELAQIEPVGIAETEDDGKAWLAAHSSQWDLAIVDLFLRQGSGLGVLAACRNRLSNQKMVVLSNYATPDVRMRCAQLGVDAVFDKSNEIEALVDYCIAHGAAQAPRPASSSLAS from the coding sequence GTGAAATTGCGTACGTACATTGTCGAAGACAACGCCACCATCCGAGAGAACTTGATTGGCGCGCTGCAGGAGCTGGCGCAGATAGAGCCCGTCGGCATTGCCGAAACCGAAGACGATGGCAAGGCCTGGCTGGCAGCGCATTCTTCGCAATGGGACCTGGCCATCGTCGATCTTTTCCTGCGCCAGGGCAGCGGCCTGGGCGTACTGGCGGCCTGTCGCAACCGCCTGTCCAATCAAAAAATGGTGGTGCTCAGCAACTACGCCACGCCGGATGTGCGCATGCGCTGTGCCCAGCTGGGCGTGGACGCAGTCTTCGACAAGTCCAACGAGATCGAGGCACTGGTGGACTACTGCATCGCCCACGGCGCCGCTCAGGCACCCCGCCCTGCGTCCAGCAGCTTGGCCAGCTGA
- a CDS encoding HesA/MoeB/ThiF family protein, with the protein MTDEQLLRYSRHIMLDEIGIEGQERLLAAHVLIVGAGGLGSPAALFLGSAGVGTLTLVDDDVVDLTNLQRQIAHTTARVGLAKVDSAAQAVQAINPDVQLNLVRERVDEAALVRLARRADVVLDCTDNYRTRQAINAACVRTGQPLVAGAAIRLDGQISVYDPRNENSPCYACLFPPQAQFEEVQCSTLGVFAPMVGIIGTMQAAEALKLIVGMGQPLTGRLLLLDGRSMEWTPVRVARDPQCPVCQGCHSRPA; encoded by the coding sequence ATGACCGACGAACAGCTCCTGCGCTACTCGCGCCACATCATGCTCGACGAGATCGGCATCGAGGGGCAGGAGCGCCTGCTGGCCGCGCACGTGCTGATCGTGGGCGCTGGCGGCCTGGGCTCGCCCGCGGCGCTGTTCCTGGGCTCGGCCGGCGTGGGCACGCTGACCCTGGTGGACGACGACGTGGTGGACCTGACCAATCTGCAGCGCCAGATCGCCCACACCACGGCGCGCGTGGGCCTGGCCAAGGTGGACTCGGCCGCGCAGGCCGTGCAGGCCATCAACCCGGATGTCCAGCTGAACCTGGTGCGCGAGCGGGTGGACGAGGCGGCGCTGGTGCGCCTGGCCCGTCGGGCCGATGTGGTGCTGGACTGCACCGATAACTACCGCACGCGCCAGGCCATCAACGCCGCCTGCGTGCGCACGGGCCAGCCGCTGGTGGCAGGCGCGGCCATTCGCCTGGATGGACAGATCTCGGTGTACGACCCGCGCAACGAAAACTCGCCCTGCTATGCCTGCCTGTTTCCGCCCCAGGCGCAATTCGAGGAGGTGCAGTGCTCCACCCTGGGCGTGTTCGCCCCCATGGTGGGCATCATTGGCACCATGCAGGCAGCCGAGGCGCTCAAGCTGATCGTGGGCATGGGCCAGCCCCTGACAGGGCGGCTGCTGTTGCTGGATGGCCGCAGCATGGAGTGGACCCCAGTGCGCGTGGCACGCGATCCGCAGTGCCCCGTGTGTCAGGGATGCCACAGCAGGCCGGCGTAG